AACGTTTGTTGATAAGTACAATGTAGCGACCGAGGTTGCAAAAGTAAATCCTAGTAAGGTGAGCTCAGTTATTTCAAATGGAAATCATAATGATTATATAAAAGAAACATCTTTACAAGCTGCGAAAAAGCCAGGTTCTATGGATTACTATGCAGTTGTAATGACGACGATGATTGCATTATATGCTGGAATGGGAGCGAGTTCTTTAATTCGGGGAGAACGAATACGTAAAACAGGAGATCGTCTCATTGCTGCGCCAATAAGTAAGGCTGAAATATTCATTGGAAAAGTACTTGGTAGCCTAGTAGCAAATGCCCTTTGCGTATTACTTGTTATGTTATTTAGTAAATTTGTATTTCAAGCGAATTGGGGCGACCACCTTGGAATCATATTTATTATTTTATTAACACAAGTCTTTCTAGCAATTAGCTTCGGTTTAGGGATCGGGTATATTACGAAAACAGCTGAATCATCGAGAGCAATTATTCTTGTTGTTATACAGTTAGCTTCTATTTTTGGTGGTGCATACTTCGTAGTAGAAGAAAATTTCGTTACGAACTTATCACCATTAACGTGGGCAAACACAGCTGTCATGAAAATTATTTATGCAAACGATGTAGGAGCGGCACAGCCGGTAATATGTTTAAATCTTGGCATTTCAGCACTCTTTTTATTAATTGCAATTATTGCATTACGTAGACGGGAGGGGCTATAGTATGAAAGATATTTTATGGCTCATACAAAAAACGCTATCTGTCCTTTTGAAAAATAAAAAAGGATTATTCATTATTATTAGTTTGCCAATAATCGGAACGCTCATCTCTTTTTCGATATACGGAAATGCAGGGCAAGGAACGTTAAATATCGGGATTGTAAATAAAGAAAATGAGCCGATAGCAAATGATACGATAAAGTTTTTAGAAGGATTAAACAATGTAAACGTGAGTAAGATCAAGGAGTCTGAAGTAGAAGATAAACTCACTTCTAAAAAACTTGATGGAGTTATTACATTAGAATCTGGTTTTTCAAAAAGTATTCGAGAAGGGAAGCCAGATCATATAGAAGTTGCATCGATTAAAGGTGATCAAGTAACAGGATTTATAAAATCATATTTATATAACTATATTGATAATGTAGCAGCTATTAGTAAAGTTGCAGGAACAGATCAAAGTACATTTGATACTATGTACGCAGGGTATCAAAAAAATGCATTTAAAATGAAAACTGAAACGCTAGAAGATACTTCGAAAAATAAAGATATGACAAACCAAACGATGGGTTATCTTATTATGTTTATGCTGTTTTCAGCAGTGAACTTATCAGGATTTATTTTAAAAGAAAAAGAGAATAGAACGTACTTTAGATTATTATCAACACCAATTGACGGAAAGAAATTTATATTATCCAATGTGGCAGTAAATATGATGATATTAACATTGCAGATTGTCATTGCAGTATTATGTATGACGAATGTTTTTCATACAAATATTAATATGCCTTTCATAGTAATGATTGGTGTGCTTATGATATTTGCTTTAATTGCAGTTGGTTTATCATTAGTCATTGTGTCTTTTTCAAAAAGTTCAGCTGCTTCAAATGCAATGCAAAATCTAGTGATAGTACCAACATGTTTACTTGCTGGATGTTATTTCCCGTACGACATTATGCCAAAAGCAGTACAAAAAGTAGCTGATTTTCTTCCGCAACGCTGGTTACTAGATACGATATCAAAACTACAACAAGGAATTCCATTCTCTGAGTTGTATTTAAATATTTTAATCTTATTCGCCTTTGCAGTAGCATTCTTCTTAATTGCTATTTATAAGTTTGGAAGAAATAATGATGCGAGAAATTTTGTTTAATATGGAAAGGGTGTGACGTTACGTCGCATCCTTTTTTGTATGAAGCATGAAATGTAAATTGGAATGACAAAATAGAAGGGTGGAAAGAAAATGAGCGGAAGGAAATCAAAATGATTAAAAAAATATTGCGAGTTACTTCTATTATTATTGCTATTGTTGTTTTTATTGTAATTTGTATGCATATCGATGTTACTTTAGGGAGGAAAATGGAAGCCGGGAAAAACATGCCGACAGAGTATACACCTCATTATAGTGATTTTCAATTATATGTAGAAGGGAAGTCATTTTATAAACAGTTATTTACTGATATAAGAGAAGCGAAGCAATCTATTTACACGTACTTTTTTATTTTGTCGGATGATAAAAGTAGCCATACTTTTTTAAACTTATTAAAAGAAAAGGCAAGAGAAGGAGTAAACGTATATTTATCTGTCGATTTACTTAACGATCTATCATTTGAAAGAAAGATGAAAAAAGAATTACAGGAAAATGGTGTGCATTTTACATATAGTAGAAAACAGGAATTACCATTCGGGTTTTATTCCCTTCATCATCGTAATCATCGCCGCATTACAACGATTGATGGAGAGATTGGTTATACGGGTGGTTTTAATATAGGGGATGAATACTTAGGGAAAGATAAACACTTTGGGTACTGGAGAGACTATCATGTACGGATAAAAGGTGAAGGTGCAAAAGATTTAGAGGAACAATTTGCTTTAGATTGGAAACGAGACACGAAAGAAGATATAAAGAGGAGTACGAATAAGGCTAGCAAAGGGAATACACTACATACTATGGTTAGTTATAATGGGCATCAAGTCGCTGAAAAATATATAGATCTTATAAAACAAGCTCAGCACTCAATTGTAATTGCAACGCCGTATTTTATAGCGAAAAATAAAGAATCCATGAATGCTTTAATCGCAGCACAAAAGCGTGGTGTTACAGTAAAAATACTTTGGTCATATAAACCAGATCTACCTCTTATAAAAGAAGCGGCGTATCCATACATACGTCAAGCTATTAATAATGGGATTACTGTATATGGGTATAAAAAAGGAATGTTCCATGGCAAATTAATGCTTATTGATAATGAATTAACCGTTATTGGCACAACAAACTTTACTTCGCGTAGCTTCAATATAAATGATGAAATGAATTTTTATATTCATGGTGGTCCTATTGTAGGGCAAGTTAATAAGGCGTTAACAGAGGATTTTCGTGATTCAAAAGAAATGACGAAAGAATTTTTTGAGAAGTTATCTTTTTGGGAGCGTTGTAAGGAGAAATTTGCAGGGATGGTGGATTTTTATTTATAAAGTTTAAAGAAAAGGGGGTCTTTTATAGACACCCCTTTTTTTATGAGAAATAATTATTTTTCATGCACAAGCAATGAAGCATCATCATTAATCAAAGTCCCTACATGCTCACCTAAACAAATTCTTTTCATAACTCCCGGCTCATCAAAGTTAAAGACGTGTGCTGGTAAATTATAATCACGGGCAAGTAGTAAAGCGGCTTGATCCATTACTTGTATGTTTTGCCTAACAATGTCGTTATAGTTTAGTTTTTTGTACATTTTTGCTGTTTTATTATGTTTTGGGTCGCTAGTAAAGACGCCATCTACTCCTTGTTTTGCAACTAATATTGCGTCACTATTCATTTCAATGGCTCTTTGAACACTCGGATAATCCGTCGTCACAAACGGTTGCCCGTTCCCGCCTCCAAAAATAACGATATAACCGTTATCTAAATGGTGGACTGCACGAAGGCGAATGTATGGCTCAGCTACAGCATTAAACGGTATGGAAGTCATAACGCGCACTTCTTTATTTGTTTTACTCGTTAAAACGCCGCGGAGCATTAAACTATTAATAATTGTACCTAGTGTACCGATATTATCAGCTTCTACACGATCAATGCCCCATTCTTCAGCTAAATGACCTCTGAAAATGTTCCCGCCTCCGATGACGATAGACACCTCGATACCTAAATCAACGATGGATAAAATCTCGTTTGCGATATGTTCTAATCGTTTGGAGTTAAAGCTATTTCCGGTTTGATCGGCAAGTGCACCGCCGCTTAATTTAATTAAGACACGTTTATATGGCCTCATAACAATTCCTCCTATATAGATCGCAATAAAAAAGGAACAAAGGCGAATGCCTTTGTTCCTTTTTCAGAAAATGAAAAAGAAAAGAAGAAGATAGAACGAATTTTTGTACATAATTTTTCATATCATCCACTCCTTTTCATTTCGATTTGTTGTAAGTGTATATCTTTTTGATTATACGAAACAATCTGATTACTTATCAAGTATATTTTATTTCTTTTTAATAAAAAGGTGTCAATGAAAAAGAAAAGAAAAATTTTCGAATTTTTTGTGACGAACTTGTAGGTTTTTGTATGATTTTGTAGGTTCCCCTATATGATGTGTGAGTAAGCTTTTATAAATACTAAATGAAAGCGTTCGCATAAAGGGGATGAACATAAATGAAAAAATTCGGATTGGCGACACAAATCTTTGTCGCACTTGTTTTAGGGATTGTAGTAGGGGCAATCTTCTATGGTAATAAAACGGCGATTTCTTATATCACACCAATTGGAGATATATTTATTCACTTAATTAAAATGATCGTAGTACCGATTGTTATTTCAGCATTAATTGTTGCGGTAGCTGGTGTAGGAGATATGAAGAAGCTTGGGAAACTGGGCGGGAAGACAATTCTTTATTTTGAAATCATTACGACAATCGCTATTTTAATGGGATTACTTGCAGCGAATATATTCCAGCCAGGTACTGGCGTTGATATGAATAATTTACAACAAAGTGATATTTCTTCTTATAAACAAACAGCAGATGCTACAGAGAAGCAAGGATTCGCTGAGACGATTGTTCATATCGTACCGAAAAACGTATTTGAATCGATTGCGCAAGGTGACTTATTACCGATTATTTTCTTCTCAGTATTATTCGGTTTAGGAGTTGCAGCAATTGGGGAAAAAGGAAAGCCTGTCTTTAACTTCTTTGAAGGTGTACTCGAAGCGATGTTTTGGGTTACAAATCAAGTTATGAAATTTGCACCATTTGGTGTATTCGCATTAATTGCGGTTACGGTTGCAAAATTTGGTGTAGCGACACTACTTCCTTTAGGAAAACTAGTGCTAGCTGTATACGTAACTGTTATACTATTCGTTGTGATTGTATTAGGTATTAATGCGCGAATGGTTGGCGTAAACATTTTTACATTAATGAAAATTTTAAAAGAAGAACTTATTCTTTCATTTACGACAGCAAGTTCAGAAGCTGTTTTACCTAATATAATGAGAAAAATGGAAGAGTTCGGTTGTCCAAAGGCAGTTGCCTCTTTCGTTATTCCGACAGGTTATACATTTAACTTGACTGGATCGGCTATTTATCAAGCGTTAGCGGCATTGTTTGTTGCACAGATGTACGGTGTGCACATGTCACTGACAGAGCAAATCACGTTATTATTCGTTCTCATGTTAACATCCAAAGGTATGGCGGGAGTTCCAGGTGCATCGTTCGTTGTTGTATTAGCAACATTAGGTTCAATGGGGTTACCACTAGAAGGTATCGCATTAATTGCGGGAATTGACCGCATTTTAGATATGATTCGCTCATCTGTCAATGTATTAGGAAATGCATTAGCAGCCATTGTTATGTCGAAGTGGGAAGGCGAATTCGATAATGAGAAAGCAAAACAATATGTAGAAACAGTCAAAGAAACAAAAGCAGCATAAGAAATCGTTAAGGAGTGAATAATCATGGCAACATTAACTGAAGTTAAAAATGGTGTTCGAATTGAAAAAGATTTTCTAGGTGAAAAAGAAGTACCAAACTATGCATACTACGGCGTACAAACAATGCGTGCAGTTGAAAACTTCCCGATTACAGGATACAAAATTCATGAAGGTTTAATTAGAGCGTTCGCAGTTGTAAAAAAAGCAGCAGCGCTTGCGAATACAGATGTAGGAAGAT
This Bacillus paramycoides DNA region includes the following protein-coding sequences:
- a CDS encoding ABC transporter permease: MNIFNIAIMHMKRDFRDVRTLVFMLAFPVVLMLVLGTALTNAFNSDSQSIKDIQVLYKDEASSTLSQSFEAFTKEVDKSGIYFKKASDNIDGKEEVKQNKYAAYVELNKDGAKLYGSDKSSIEGSIVEGMLTTFVDKYNVATEVAKVNPSKVSSVISNGNHNDYIKETSLQAAKKPGSMDYYAVVMTTMIALYAGMGASSLIRGERIRKTGDRLIAAPISKAEIFIGKVLGSLVANALCVLLVMLFSKFVFQANWGDHLGIIFIILLTQVFLAISFGLGIGYITKTAESSRAIILVVIQLASIFGGAYFVVEENFVTNLSPLTWANTAVMKIIYANDVGAAQPVICLNLGISALFLLIAIIALRRREGL
- a CDS encoding ABC transporter permease, which produces MKDILWLIQKTLSVLLKNKKGLFIIISLPIIGTLISFSIYGNAGQGTLNIGIVNKENEPIANDTIKFLEGLNNVNVSKIKESEVEDKLTSKKLDGVITLESGFSKSIREGKPDHIEVASIKGDQVTGFIKSYLYNYIDNVAAISKVAGTDQSTFDTMYAGYQKNAFKMKTETLEDTSKNKDMTNQTMGYLIMFMLFSAVNLSGFILKEKENRTYFRLLSTPIDGKKFILSNVAVNMMILTLQIVIAVLCMTNVFHTNINMPFIVMIGVLMIFALIAVGLSLVIVSFSKSSAASNAMQNLVIVPTCLLAGCYFPYDIMPKAVQKVADFLPQRWLLDTISKLQQGIPFSELYLNILILFAFAVAFFLIAIYKFGRNNDARNFV
- a CDS encoding phospholipase D-like domain-containing protein, translated to MIKKILRVTSIIIAIVVFIVICMHIDVTLGRKMEAGKNMPTEYTPHYSDFQLYVEGKSFYKQLFTDIREAKQSIYTYFFILSDDKSSHTFLNLLKEKAREGVNVYLSVDLLNDLSFERKMKKELQENGVHFTYSRKQELPFGFYSLHHRNHRRITTIDGEIGYTGGFNIGDEYLGKDKHFGYWRDYHVRIKGEGAKDLEEQFALDWKRDTKEDIKRSTNKASKGNTLHTMVSYNGHQVAEKYIDLIKQAQHSIVIATPYFIAKNKESMNALIAAQKRGVTVKILWSYKPDLPLIKEAAYPYIRQAINNGITVYGYKKGMFHGKLMLIDNELTVIGTTNFTSRSFNINDEMNFYIHGGPIVGQVNKALTEDFRDSKEMTKEFFEKLSFWERCKEKFAGMVDFYL
- the pyrH gene encoding UMP kinase → MRPYKRVLIKLSGGALADQTGNSFNSKRLEHIANEILSIVDLGIEVSIVIGGGNIFRGHLAEEWGIDRVEADNIGTLGTIINSLMLRGVLTSKTNKEVRVMTSIPFNAVAEPYIRLRAVHHLDNGYIVIFGGGNGQPFVTTDYPSVQRAIEMNSDAILVAKQGVDGVFTSDPKHNKTAKMYKKLNYNDIVRQNIQVMDQAALLLARDYNLPAHVFNFDEPGVMKRICLGEHVGTLINDDASLLVHEK
- a CDS encoding cation:dicarboxylate symporter family transporter, with protein sequence MKKFGLATQIFVALVLGIVVGAIFYGNKTAISYITPIGDIFIHLIKMIVVPIVISALIVAVAGVGDMKKLGKLGGKTILYFEIITTIAILMGLLAANIFQPGTGVDMNNLQQSDISSYKQTADATEKQGFAETIVHIVPKNVFESIAQGDLLPIIFFSVLFGLGVAAIGEKGKPVFNFFEGVLEAMFWVTNQVMKFAPFGVFALIAVTVAKFGVATLLPLGKLVLAVYVTVILFVVIVLGINARMVGVNIFTLMKILKEELILSFTTASSEAVLPNIMRKMEEFGCPKAVASFVIPTGYTFNLTGSAIYQALAALFVAQMYGVHMSLTEQITLLFVLMLTSKGMAGVPGASFVVVLATLGSMGLPLEGIALIAGIDRILDMIRSSVNVLGNALAAIVMSKWEGEFDNEKAKQYVETVKETKAA